A window of Paenibacillus phoenicis genomic DNA:
CGGCCCGTTCCGGTTCGGCCGCCGATTCTATCCGGCACTTCCGGGGAAGGAGGCAGCGGGCATGCGGAATAAGCTGCTGTTTGGGCGCAGTATTGATACCGGCTCTTGGGTGCACGCTGTAGATCCTCGGGCCAAGCTGGCCGGGATGGTGCTGTATCTTGTTGCGATCGTGGCGGTAGGCTCTTGGCCCGCCTTGGCCGTGGCTGCGGTGTTTTCGATCGGCTATATGCTGTCGACCAAGATCCCGCTGAAATATTACCTGAAGGCGGCCAAACCGCTGTGGGCACTGATGGTGTTTATCTTCGTTGTTCAGTGCTTGACGGTGGAGTCGGGGGAGGCGATCTGGCGCATCGGCTCCTGGACCCTATACAGCGGCGGAGTCAGCAGCGGATTCATCGCCGCCTCCCGTATGGGGTTGTTGGTGTCATTCACCGCCATCCTGACGTTTACGACGACGCCGGGGGTGTTGAATCAAGGTTTGAGCGGTGTGCTTAAACCGCTGAAACGGATTGGCGTCTCGCCCGAGCAATTGACGCTGATGATGAGCATTGCGCTGCGCTTTATCCCCACGATTTTGGACGAAACGCACAAGATCCTCAAGGCACAGGCGTCGCGCGGTGCGGACCTGAAGGAGCTGCCGTGGAAGGAGAAGGGGCGCATGCTGGTCTCCCTTCTCGTACCGGTTACGGTCAGCGCCTTCCGCCGGGCTGAAGAGCTTGTGTTGTCCATGGAGTCCCGGGGCTACACGCTTGGCGCACCGCGTTCGGAATACCACCTGCTGGTCTGGAAAGGCCGGGACACTTGGTTTGTGTTGTCCTATGTGGTCCTGGCTGCAGCGGTTGTGGTTTATCGGTTGGTTTGAACCGCCAATGCAAAATTCTCCGCGAGTAAATTCATGTAGATAGAGTTTGATGGGATAGGTTGATAGGTTGGACATTTAAATCATGTGAGGGGGAAACGGCTGTGGCACGTTTTTTTAATGGGAAAGAAGTTGAGCTGCTTGCGCCTACGGGGACGTTCGAAATTTTCAAACAAGTCATTGTAGAGAATTGTGATGCGGTTTATTTCGGAGGACCTAACCTGAATATGCGCCTGATGCGAAAAGGATTTAATTTTAGCCTGGAGGAAATTACGGAGGCAGTCCAGATTGCACACGGGCTTGGCAAAAAAGTGTACGTCACCGTCAACAATTTGCTGAACGAAGGCGAGTTGGACGAGGCGCGGGCATATTTGCGTTTCCTGGAATCGGCGGGACCGGATGCCATCATTGTGCAGGATTTCGCTGTGTTGTCGCTGATCCGGGAGATGAACCTGAAGCTAAACGTGCATTCCTCCGTCATGATGAACGTGCATAACGTGGAGATGGTTCGCGCTTTACAGGAGCTCGGGGTCACTCGTGTCGTCACTTCGCGGGAAATGGATCTCATGACGACCCGCTATCTTCAACAAGCGACCGGCATGGAGTTGGAGTACTTTGTGCATGGGGATATGTGCTCGGTGCACGGGGCGAACTGTTATTTCAGCTCTGCGGTATTCGGGATGAGCAGTAACCGGGGGAAATGCCTGAAGCCATGCCGCTGGGATTATCGTGTGAAAAAAGACGGCAACATCTATCCGGCGGAATACCCGCTGGCGGTCAAAGACATGTTCATGTACGAACATATCCCAGAGCTGATTCACGGCGGCATCACTTCCTTCAAAATCGAAGGCCGCATGCGGGATGCCGCGTTCGTGGTAATGCTCGTGAAGGCGTATGGCGATGCGATCGACCGTTATATTAACGATCCGGTGGGCTTTGAACGCAGCCGGGATACGAAACTGCTTTACGATAACCGCAAGCGTGATTTTTCAACGGGATATGCGTTTGGCCGTCCGGGATTGTCCAACATCAACCGGCGTTACGAAGGAACGGGGAAATTTTATAGCACGGGCAAAGTGTTTAGTACGCCAACGGAGGAGCGGGAGCTCAGCGACAAACGCGTTGCCGTGATTCGCGAGACGCTGGCGGCGGTGGGGAAAGAGAAGGGTACGGTGCAGGAGAATCACGCGGCTCCTGGCGTCTCCGTGCATGTGAATAACATGGCTCAAGCCAAAGCCGCGCTGGAAGCGGGAGCTGACCATATTTATCTCTCCGGCGACGTATTTGAACCGGATCGTCCGTTTACGAAGGAGGACGTGAAAGAGCTGGCGGCATTAAAAGGGAACGCCAAGCTAGTTCTGTGCCTGCCGCGGATGATGACGGAGCTGCATTTTGAGATGTATGACGGCTTGCTGTCGAGCGAACGGTTGCCGATCGACGGCTTGATGGTGACGAATCTGGGGGCGATCCGAAAATTTGCCGACAAGGGTTACCCGCTGGTGGGGGATTTCAATCTGAACGTATACAATCAGCTGGCAGCTGAGTTTTATCGGGAGCGTGGCGTTAGCCGGCTTACGGCATCCATGGAGCTGCCGCTGAAGGACCTGGCAGCGCTACTGGCACATGCCCCAGGGCCGCTGGAGGCTATCGTTCACGGTACACCGGCAATCATGTACATGGAGCATGACTTGTACGAAAACGCTGAAGTGTTCCAAGCCATCGGCGAGGAAGACAATCACTACGTGGATAACAGCATTTTGGTGTTAAAAACCGATAAAGGCGAAAACCCGGTTTACCGGGACGTTCATGGTCGCAACCATCTGATGTTGGCCAAAGAAATCTGTTTGCTGCCCGCGGTGAAGGAATTGCTGGCGGCGGGTCTATCTGTCTTCCGCATCGAAGGGGCGACCTACCGTCCAGAGCAGCTGGCCGAGATCGTGCGCACCTATAAGGCGGCGCTGGCTAACCCTGCGGCAGCCGGAGAGTTGTTTGCCGCGATGAAGCCCGTTTATGCCGGCTATACGCTGGGGGCGTTGCAGTTTGACGGCGGGAGTGCCAGCGGGGCTGCGGGCGCAGGGGCGACAGGAGCAGAGATGGCAGGAGCAGAGGCGTCGGCCCTGAACAACGAAGGCAACGGCGTCAAAGAGGAGGCCGCCGAAGCGCAGGCGGAAGTGGCGGCAGGAGTGCAAGCCTAATCGGGGAAAGGAAGCGAATGAACATGTCAAAATATATCGGACCGGACGAAGTGTTAAAGAAACGGCAGCAATATTTTTATCCTTGCACCAGCCATTTCTATCGAAATCCGCCGCAGTTGGTGAAGGGGGAGATGCAGTATTTGTACGGTCATGACGGGAAGCGGTATACGGATTTTTTTGCCGGCGTATCCGTCGTGGCCAGCGGTCACTGCAATCCGGAAATTGCCGAACGGACGGCCGAGCAGCTGCGGATGCTGCAGCACACGTCCACGATCTATTTGACGCAGCCGAATGTGGATTTGGCGGAGCGGCTGGCGGACGTGCTGCCGGGGAACCTGCGCCGCACCTTCTTCGTGAACAGCGGCTCGGAGGCGAATGAAGGCGCCTTGCTGCTTGCCCGCATGCATACGGGGCGGCGGGGCTTCCTGGCGCTGGAGCAAGGTTTGCACGGCCGGACGTATTTGACGATGAGCGTGACCGGGCTGGCGATGTGGCGGACGGATCCACAGCTGGCGCATGACACGGATGTCACGTTTATCCCCCGGCCGTATGAGTACGGGCTTAGCGCCGACGAGGCGGCACGCCGCTCCATCGCCGCGCTGGAGGCAGCGCTGGCGGAGAAAGGCGGCGATATCGCGGCGATGATCGCCGAGCCGATCCAGGGGAACGCCGGCATCGTTGCGCCGACGGAGTGGTATTTCGCTGAAGTGAAGCGGCTGCTGGAGCAGCACGGCGTGCTGCTCATCGCCGATGAAATTCAGACCGGCTTCGGCCGGACGGGCCGCATGTTCGCCGTGGACCGTTACGGCGTCACGCCGGACATCCTGACGATGGCCAAGGCGCTTGGCAGCGGCATCCCGGTGGCGGGCTTCGCCACCACGGACGAGATCGCTGCCAGCCTGAACCGGCCATCCGCCTCCACGTTCGGCGGCAACCCCGTCTCGTCCGTGACCGCGCTCGCGGTCCTGGACTACATCGAGGCGCATCGCCTGCCGGAGCGGGCCGAGCGCCTCGGTGAGCTGCTGCGCGGCGGCTTAACGCGCCTCGCCGCGCGGTTTCCGCAGCACGTCTCCGACGTGCGCGGCGCGGGGCTGATGCTCGGCGCGGAGCTATGCGCCGAGGAGCCCGCGCGCGGCGCGAAGCTCACCGACGACGTGCTGGAAGCGATGCTGGACCGCGGCTATATCATCGGCAAGAACGGCGTGAACCGCAACGTTCTGGCCTTCCAGCCGCCGCTGGTCATCGACGAGGCCGACGTGCGCGGCATGCTGGACGCGCTGGAGGCTTCGCTGGCGGAGCTGGTGTAACCCGTGCAGCTGGGCTAAGGTCCGCTAGGCGTGAACATGCGCGCCCGGCGGACCAGCGCAGCAGGCGTACCACCCGCCCGCCAGACGTAGACCCGTCTCATTAACGGTAAAAAGTACCTTTATTTTCGGCCCATCGGCCTGTTTCCATCAAAATAACGGTAAAAAGTATCCTTATTTTCCGGAATTTCTGTCAAAACGGACGCCAACCTCAAAATTAGCGGTACGAAATACCGCTATTTTGCCAAAAACCCCGGGTTGCCGAAAAATAAAGGTCGTTTTTACCGTTATTTGAAACCAGAAAGAGTGACGGGGCGCCCCAATATAAATAATCCACGTTATGACCCGTGTTTTTAGGATGAGGAGAGTGACTATCCATGGAAATAGCCCGCAAAATCGGCACCAAAATCCGGTTGTACAGCGAATTGGTGATGTTTTCGCACACGTTGTTTTCGCTGCCTTTTGCCATCATCTCAATGGTTTGGGCGGCGGAGGGGTTTCCTTCGTGGCGCGTGATGCTGTGGGGATTGATCGCCTTGATCGGCGCCCGGAACGGGGCCAACGCCTTTAACCGCGTCGTCGACCGCGTCTTTGACGCGCAAAATCCGCGCACCGCGCATCGCCACCTGCCGCAAAAGCTGTTGGACGCCAAGGAGGTGCTGGTGTTCGTTGCGGTCAACTATGCGATCTTCATTTTCGCTGCAGGGATGCTGAATACGTTGTGCCTGATCTTGTCACCGGTGGCGATTTTCCTGATCTCTTCCTATTCTTATACCAAACGGTTTACGTACCTGAGCCATCTGTACCTTGGCTTTACGATCGCTTCGGCTCCCATCGGCGCCTGGTTTGCGGTTACCGGTCAATTCGCCTTTACGCCGTTTGTCCTCGGCACTGTGGTGATGCTGTGGATCGCTGGGTTTGACATTATCTACGGCTCGCAGGATATCGAATTTGACCGCAATCACGGACTTTGGTCGATTCCTAGCGCGTTTGGTCTCAAGAACGGTCTGCGTATCGCAGCTGGCCTGCACGCGATTATGGTGCTGCTGCTGATTGCCTTAATCCCGATCCGCCACCTGAGCTGGCTTTATATCACGGGAATCATCATCGCCATCCTGCTGCTAATGACGGAACACAAAATTATCAAACCGTCCAACCGGAAGCGGATGAACGTGGCTTCGTACAATTTGAACCAGGTCATCAGCATGGTGATCCTGTTCTTTACACTCGGCGATTACTTTCTGTTGTAAACGGCTGCTGAGCCGTACAGAATAACACCCCCACCCAGACTTACATGGGTGGGGGTGTTGGCGTATATCAAAAAAATCCCTATGCGGGACCGAGTCGGCAAGGGATTGTATCACCAGAAACGTATGTTCGATTCGTGGCACATCTCATATAAGATGGCCTGTATTCGATTTTCATATTATTACTATAAAACATCGGTGAATATAAGTCTATATTTCTGGGATGCCAATTTAAAAGTCAGGTTGTTCGGAGAAGCGCTGTTCATCATGTTGTATTGGATGTACTTCCCGTTTATAGCCATCTATTTCGAAGAGGCGTTGCGCAACCACGCTGCCGGCTTACTATTAGCGCTGCCGCCGCTCTTCAGTATGCTGGGGAACCTGGTGGGAGGGGCTGTCTACAGGCCGGCGAGTTCAGCGATGGTCAAGATAACCTTCCTTTAGGTTCGTGCTTTATTTTATTTCTCCCGCCCGCCAAAATACTCCAGCAACGCCTGCAGATCCCGGTGCGCCGGGTAATGGCTCAGCCGGTTGATGATGTCCTGCGCTTCATCGAGATACTGACGGCTGAGCGCCTCGGTTTTCTCCAGCGCGCCGCTGGCTTGAATCGCCGCGACGACGGCGTCTACCTCTTCGGCAGGGCTGTCTGCCGAAATGGCCCGGATCGCCGGGGCTAGGGTTTCGTCCTGCAACGCGAACAGGACGGGCAAGGTCACCTGGCCGCTGCGCAGATCGCTGCCGGCCGGCTTGCCGAGCTTCTCCGCCGATTGGGTGTAGTCGAGCACGTCGTCGCGGATCTGGAACGACATGCCGAGCTTTTCGCCAAAGCTATACAGCAGCTCGGCCGTTTCCGTATCCGCGCCAGCGGCTTTGGCGCCGATTTGCAGGCATGTGGCCATCAGTTGTGCGGTTTTGTTCTTCGATTTCTCCAAGTATTCGTCGATCGTCACATCATAGTCGAACAGGTGAGAAAGCTGCTGATACTCTCCGAGACACAGCTTGGTTGTGGCCAGGGAGGAGAGGTCGTAGACGAATTTCTCCCGTTCCGCCGAATAGACGGAGATCAGCTCGATGACCCTCGCCGACATATAATTGCCCACATGCAGCGCGCCGCTCACGCCCAGCTTGATATGCATGGCTTTTTGGCCGCGCCGCATTGGGGAATCATCGATAATATCGTCATGAATCAGAGAAGCAGCGTGAATGAATTCTGCGGCGGCGGCGAGCCGCCAGACCTTCTTCTCATCGGGATCAGGGCCGAAGCGGCTGCCGACGATAACCATCAAGGGGCGAATCCGTTTGCCGCCGGAACGAATCAACTCGACGATTGCTTTGGCCAATTGGGAGGAACGAGGGACGTCGCGATCATATTTGACCATGTTCTCAAGTTCCCGATCGACGGTTCTTAAGGGGATGTTCAGTGTTTCCTCAAGCTTCATGTCGCTTCCCTCCTAAACTTGGGCTGGCAGTCGTAGACGCAGGTGCCGAGTGCGTCGGGGGGCGTCAGATCCTCGAACACTCTCAATCCACCGCCGTCTACATCGCCTTGCTGGCGGTGCTGCGGTTGTTGTCTAGCTGCAGGAACCGTTCCCAGGCTTTGAGCAAGCGCTCGTCTTCAGGACGGCCTTCGACGCGTTTGATTTGCAGTTGTTTAATGATGGGAGCGAGATGCCCGAGCAGATCGAATTCTTCCCACTTCAGGCAAAGCTCGACGTAAAAGCTGTATAGATAGTCGCCATCCAACACTTTGCGGGTTAACGTTTCGCCGGGGGCGAGGGAGCCGCATTCGCTATGACGTTGAAGGGCGAGCTTGATTGCGATGTAAATGGATAACAGACGGCATTGGCGAACCTGCGGCATGTCGTATTGCTCCAGCAAGGTTGCCAGTGTTGCCGCTTCTGGATAGGGTAAATCCACAATAATGCCGGCTTCGGGCGATAATTCGCCCTGCAATAAGCGATAAGCGTCTTGGATAAGCTTCGGATTCATAAGGACACACACTCCTTAAAGAGGTAGTTCAAAAAAGTCATCATTGATCACGAACCAACAATAGGCAGCGTATCCGGTACCGAATCCTGACTTTTTTGAACATTCGCCTAAATGCAGGCAGGCTTGCAGGGGATCCTCACACCGATTTCGGCAAAAGGATAAAAATGAGAGTAATGTACGCCGCCAGGCGCACATTACTCCAGTTCAAGGTTTCATAAAGAGCTGCGATTATTCCGTGTATAGGTACCATCTTCGTACGAACGGGATTCGTTTCCATTGTTTCTTGAGCCAAGGAAGTACGTAGTAATCCAGACCAAACGTGCTGCCCGATCCGCCGATCAACGCGACGCCTGCGGTCATGTACCACAGCATTTCCGCCGAAGCCATGCTGGAGGACCAGATCATGACGCCCAGCGCGACGGTGGCTGCCGAAGCGACAGCGGTGAACAGGCCAACGATAATCATGATGCCGAGCGCAATTTCGGCAAACACCATAAAGAACTGGAACACAGTCGCCAAAGCGGTATACCCGCCATCTGATGTGTAGAAGAAGACATCCATAAACCAGCTTACGATGCTCTTGATAAATCCAGGTACCGGCAAGGCGGTAACTGCTGTCGAGGCGCTTTCTACCGCCGAAGCTGCCGCTTGAGCATCCACCGTTTTGGTCACTTCACCAGCGGCTTCACTGGCCGCGGAAATGACGTCCGCTTTCGGAGAGGCCGGAATCAGGAAGATGTTCGATGGATCCTTCCAAATTTTCGGAAGCTTATCGAGGCCTTCCTCGAGCCATTTGTAGCCGACGAAGATCCGCAGCGGCAGGAGCCAGAAGTTCGGCGAACGCTTCGCGAAATGGCCGCCTACGAAGCTTCTGCGATTGTTCACGTGGAAGAATTCATGCATCATATAAGTCCAGACTTTGGCAAAACCAGCCACGGTAAACAGGTAATACATATTGATTAAGTGTTTGCAGAACATGGCCATGAAGCCGCTGAGCATAAACATTTTATTCGGGAGCCCAACATTCGCAACGCCGTAGCGGCTGCCGATGCAGACCATCGTTCCGTGGAAGCCCGGTTTATAGGACTTCTTCGGTTTGCCGTGAACGTCCGCATAAATGTTGTGGGCGATAACCGGGCCGGCTTGCTCGGCGTTCTCAACCATCTGTGGTACCGGACGGGTTTCGCCTTCCGGAATGAAGAAGATGTTGTCGCCAACGATATAGACGTTCTCGTGATCGACGCTTTGCAGCTTATCGTTGGTGACGATCCGCTTGCGGCCTTCCTGCTTCACATCGAGCTTGCCAACGAGCTCGGAGCCTTCAACCCCGGCGGTCCAGACGATCGTATCCGCTTCGAGCTCTTTACCTTCGCCAAGCTGTACGCTGGTTGGGGTGACGCCAGTAATTTTAGCGCTCGTAATGATCTCTACGTTCATTTTGTGCAGACGTTTCGTCGCTTTTTCGATCAATTTATCCGGCAGGATCGGCAGGATTTTCGGAGCCATATCGGCGACGACCAGGCGAACCTCGCTCGGATCGATATAGAACTCTTTGCACAGCTCGTCGCGGAATTCGGCTAATTCGCCAACCAGTTCCACGCCGGTAAAGCCGGCGCCGACGACAACAAAGGACAGCATTTTGCGGCGTTTCACCGGATTGCTTACCTTCGCCGCTTCGCTGAACTTACGGCGCACTTGTTCTTTCAGACGTACGGCATCTTCATAGGACCACAGGGTCAAGGCATGCTCCTCAGCGCCTGGGATCCCGAAGAATGTTGGTTTACAGCCGGTACCGATGACGAGGTAATCGTATTTATAAGTGGCTCGCTCGGAACGAAGCTCTTTAGCGTTAAAATCGATGGCATCAATGGAATCGAGGACGACATCCACTTTTTGCCCGGCAAAAATCTTCTTTAGTTCAATCTTGACGGAATCCTCCGGCGCCCGGTTCGCTGCAACCTCATGCAGCTCCGTCAGCAGCGTGTGGTAGGGATTTCGGTCAATCAGCTGGATCTCCACATCTTTGTCTTTTTTGAACAGTTTGGCCAGATGCTTGGAAGTGACTACACCGCCATAACCGCCGCCCAGAACTACGATTTTCTTCAAGAGATTCACCTTCTCATTTTAGGGTGGATGGTAATATGGGTTTATTTCGCTTGCTCAAGTGCTTGGCTAACGAGCTCGAAATGCGGTTGCAGCGTAATCGTTGCCCCGGCGATCGCGTCCGTTTTGCCCTCTTCGTTAAATGTCACGGCGGCTGGATCTTGTTTTTCAATCAGGTAAGCTTCAGCTTTGGCCACTTCTTCATGCCATTCGGCTTGAGCACCGCCGGCCTTCATTCCATATTTGCCGTCGATCGAATATTGCTTCTTGTCTTCGCCTTTTTCGTTGACGCCGCTGAAGTTCACTTTGACGATCTTGCCGGCGGCGACCACAACGTCAACGGTATCTTTCCAACCGGAATGCTCGTCGAAGGCTGCTCCTTCGGCATGGTAAGTGCCGTCTTTGTACGGGCCAACCTCAACTGGACCAGCATTCAGCGCTTGCTCCGCCAAGTTAAAAAATTCACTTACATGCACGGACACACCCGCGATGGCATCAGTTTTGCCGTCATCCCCCAAGGTGATCGCTTTGGGATCTTGCTTTTCGATCAGGTATTGCTCAACCTTCTCGGCTTGTTCAT
This region includes:
- a CDS encoding energy-coupling factor transporter transmembrane component T family protein; the protein is MRNKLLFGRSIDTGSWVHAVDPRAKLAGMVLYLVAIVAVGSWPALAVAAVFSIGYMLSTKIPLKYYLKAAKPLWALMVFIFVVQCLTVESGEAIWRIGSWTLYSGGVSSGFIAASRMGLLVSFTAILTFTTTPGVLNQGLSGVLKPLKRIGVSPEQLTLMMSIALRFIPTILDETHKILKAQASRGADLKELPWKEKGRMLVSLLVPVTVSAFRRAEELVLSMESRGYTLGAPRSEYHLLVWKGRDTWFVLSYVVLAAAVVVYRLV
- a CDS encoding peptidase U32 family protein, producing MARFFNGKEVELLAPTGTFEIFKQVIVENCDAVYFGGPNLNMRLMRKGFNFSLEEITEAVQIAHGLGKKVYVTVNNLLNEGELDEARAYLRFLESAGPDAIIVQDFAVLSLIREMNLKLNVHSSVMMNVHNVEMVRALQELGVTRVVTSREMDLMTTRYLQQATGMELEYFVHGDMCSVHGANCYFSSAVFGMSSNRGKCLKPCRWDYRVKKDGNIYPAEYPLAVKDMFMYEHIPELIHGGITSFKIEGRMRDAAFVVMLVKAYGDAIDRYINDPVGFERSRDTKLLYDNRKRDFSTGYAFGRPGLSNINRRYEGTGKFYSTGKVFSTPTEERELSDKRVAVIRETLAAVGKEKGTVQENHAAPGVSVHVNNMAQAKAALEAGADHIYLSGDVFEPDRPFTKEDVKELAALKGNAKLVLCLPRMMTELHFEMYDGLLSSERLPIDGLMVTNLGAIRKFADKGYPLVGDFNLNVYNQLAAEFYRERGVSRLTASMELPLKDLAALLAHAPGPLEAIVHGTPAIMYMEHDLYENAEVFQAIGEEDNHYVDNSILVLKTDKGENPVYRDVHGRNHLMLAKEICLLPAVKELLAAGLSVFRIEGATYRPEQLAEIVRTYKAALANPAAAGELFAAMKPVYAGYTLGALQFDGGSASGAAGAGATGAEMAGAEASALNNEGNGVKEEAAEAQAEVAAGVQA
- a CDS encoding aspartate aminotransferase family protein, with translation MSKYIGPDEVLKKRQQYFYPCTSHFYRNPPQLVKGEMQYLYGHDGKRYTDFFAGVSVVASGHCNPEIAERTAEQLRMLQHTSTIYLTQPNVDLAERLADVLPGNLRRTFFVNSGSEANEGALLLARMHTGRRGFLALEQGLHGRTYLTMSVTGLAMWRTDPQLAHDTDVTFIPRPYEYGLSADEAARRSIAALEAALAEKGGDIAAMIAEPIQGNAGIVAPTEWYFAEVKRLLEQHGVLLIADEIQTGFGRTGRMFAVDRYGVTPDILTMAKALGSGIPVAGFATTDEIAASLNRPSASTFGGNPVSSVTALAVLDYIEAHRLPERAERLGELLRGGLTRLAARFPQHVSDVRGAGLMLGAELCAEEPARGAKLTDDVLEAMLDRGYIIGKNGVNRNVLAFQPPLVIDEADVRGMLDALEASLAELV
- a CDS encoding UbiA-like polyprenyltransferase; the protein is MEIARKIGTKIRLYSELVMFSHTLFSLPFAIISMVWAAEGFPSWRVMLWGLIALIGARNGANAFNRVVDRVFDAQNPRTAHRHLPQKLLDAKEVLVFVAVNYAIFIFAAGMLNTLCLILSPVAIFLISSYSYTKRFTYLSHLYLGFTIASAPIGAWFAVTGQFAFTPFVLGTVVMLWIAGFDIIYGSQDIEFDRNHGLWSIPSAFGLKNGLRIAAGLHAIMVLLLIALIPIRHLSWLYITGIIIAILLLMTEHKIIKPSNRKRMNVASYNLNQVISMVILFFTLGDYFLL
- a CDS encoding polyprenyl synthetase family protein; this encodes MKLEETLNIPLRTVDRELENMVKYDRDVPRSSQLAKAIVELIRSGGKRIRPLMVIVGSRFGPDPDEKKVWRLAAAAEFIHAASLIHDDIIDDSPMRRGQKAMHIKLGVSGALHVGNYMSARVIELISVYSAEREKFVYDLSSLATTKLCLGEYQQLSHLFDYDVTIDEYLEKSKNKTAQLMATCLQIGAKAAGADTETAELLYSFGEKLGMSFQIRDDVLDYTQSAEKLGKPAGSDLRSGQVTLPVLFALQDETLAPAIRAISADSPAEEVDAVVAAIQASGALEKTEALSRQYLDEAQDIINRLSHYPAHRDLQALLEYFGGREK
- a CDS encoding NAD(P)/FAD-dependent oxidoreductase — translated: MKKIVVLGGGYGGVVTSKHLAKLFKKDKDVEIQLIDRNPYHTLLTELHEVAANRAPEDSVKIELKKIFAGQKVDVVLDSIDAIDFNAKELRSERATYKYDYLVIGTGCKPTFFGIPGAEEHALTLWSYEDAVRLKEQVRRKFSEAAKVSNPVKRRKMLSFVVVGAGFTGVELVGELAEFRDELCKEFYIDPSEVRLVVADMAPKILPILPDKLIEKATKRLHKMNVEIITSAKITGVTPTSVQLGEGKELEADTIVWTAGVEGSELVGKLDVKQEGRKRIVTNDKLQSVDHENVYIVGDNIFFIPEGETRPVPQMVENAEQAGPVIAHNIYADVHGKPKKSYKPGFHGTMVCIGSRYGVANVGLPNKMFMLSGFMAMFCKHLINMYYLFTVAGFAKVWTYMMHEFFHVNNRRSFVGGHFAKRSPNFWLLPLRIFVGYKWLEEGLDKLPKIWKDPSNIFLIPASPKADVISAASEAAGEVTKTVDAQAAASAVESASTAVTALPVPGFIKSIVSWFMDVFFYTSDGGYTALATVFQFFMVFAEIALGIMIIVGLFTAVASAATVALGVMIWSSSMASAEMLWYMTAGVALIGGSGSTFGLDYYVLPWLKKQWKRIPFVRRWYLYTE
- a CDS encoding FMN-binding protein, with the protein product MKKASIILSSALLLGLLAGCGSDNDANGANSAQPANNTSAANETNAGADNAAAEQGKYQDGVYFAQGEVDADSGWQSYVTLTVAGGKITEAKWNALSEKAPVDKVTYSKEGKYGMKAGGASSEWHEQAEKVEQYLIEKQDPKAITLGDDGKTDAIAGVSVHVSEFFNLAEQALNAGPVEVGPYKDGTYHAEGAAFDEHSGWKDTVDVVVAAGKIVKVNFSGVNEKGEDKKQYSIDGKYGMKAGGAQAEWHEEVAKAEAYLIEKQDPAAVTFNEEGKTDAIAGATITLQPHFELVSQALEQAK